The stretch of DNA CCTTATGTGCTTTTAGATCTCCAAGGCAAATAAGACCTACTGTAGGCTTATATCCTGATTGTTCTAAGTTTTCTGCACTTATACGAAGTTTTTCAAATAGCTCAGATAGACGTAATTGCGGTATAGATGAAGTAATTAGTTTTTCTGCATTTTTTAAAGGCTTGTCATGTAAATTTGCGTAAATATTAGTACCAATAATACTTTGCTTTCGTGTAAAAATAGCTTCATTTCTTTGCTTTAACACTTCTTCGATTTGAGCATGAAGCCAGCCAGATTTTAGAGCATTTCCAATACCATCTTTTTCTTCGATTTGAAGAAATAATGCCCATGCGTTTTCCGCTAACTCATTGGTTAAGCTCTCGATATACCAAGAGCCGCCAGCAGGATCAACTACTTTTTCTAAATGAGCTTCATTTTTTAATATCAGCTGTGTATTGCGAGCGACTCGATCGGAAAATGTAGTTGGTTCCCCTTCAGGCTCATTAAATGGGCTGACATGTAGATATTGAATTCCACCTAGAACTGCTGCAAATGCTTCGTTACCAGCCCTTAGCAAATTGACATAAGGGTCATAAACCGTTTTCGTAAACGAGGATGTTTCAGCTGTAATGACCATTTTACGATCTTCTTTTTTTGCACCGTATGCTTCAGTTACCTTACTCCAAAGAAGCCTTGCAGCACGAAGCTTTGCAATCTCCATAAAAAAGTTAGCACCGATAGAAAACTTAAAAATCATTTTTGATAATATTGTTTCGAGTTTTAAACCACGATTAAGGAGCTCCTGAATATGGTGCACTGCTGTGGCTAGTGCAATTGCAAGATCTTGAACCGCGTTTCCACCAGCATTATGATAAACACTAGTATTAACTAAAATAGTCCGAAGGTTTGGCATCGTTCTGTCTGCCGATTGAATGACTTCTGCCCAATTGTCATAGATTTCACTATTTGGTGCATGACCTTGAATCGCACCTAATGTAAATGGATCTGCCGCAATATAACCAGAAATTTTGTCACGATTAGCTAGATTGGATAGTATGGAGAGAATTTGACTTTGATTGTCATTTGTTTCAACACTGAATGGGTATTTTGTATATACTTTCTCAGCTAGCGTTTTAATGTCGTTCAGTTCAATTTTATTAGCATTAAAGGCAATGGCCGTTTGTCCTTTATCAAAAGAAGACCGTAGTTTTTCTTGGAACTCTTCTCCATTTTCGATTTTTTGAGCGATTTTCCATTCTTCTGTAAGATAACCAAGGGAATTAAACCCTCTCCGAAAATCTGCTTGTCCTGGGAATTGAGATATTTTTTTGTTTTCAAGATCCTCTTTCGTATAAAGCGGTTTCAATTCAATGTTTTCAAATGTATTTGTTTTTAAGGAATTAACCGCTTTTCCTTTTAATGCTTCCTCTGCTTTTTGTGTCCAATCATCAAGTGAATATGTTCGAAATGATTCATTTACCATATCTTTTAATGTCATATTAACTGTCTAAAGCAGACAGCTTTCCCTCCCTTCATAAAGTGAAACTTCCATCAGTGGGGGTTTTTCGAAGCACAGGACGTGCTAGTGCCGACGTTGCCACAGGACGTGGCGTTCTTAGTCGGTTTTCATCCCCCACTGATGGTTAGTTGCGGCCCACAGGAAGTGGGTCACGCAGATGTTGCCACACGATGTGGCGCTTTTAGTCTGTGTTCATTTTATAGGCCTTTACGGGCAGTTGATCCCCCATTTAGGTTTCTTTGATTCTCTCGCAACCGTGTAGTGGGGATCTTACTGCCCGTTAATCTGCGATAATTACATAAGACCGTCCATTTCTATTGGAGGTTTTAGCTAGAAAAGCTTTCCACTGGAGCGGAATTATATCAAAATTCATAAAAATCATGACATTAATATTTTATTATACATATTTAAAACAAGCAATTACGGTTCTGTCTTCAATATTTAGGCACTCGAACAAGTAGAATTCTGTTTTTGTACACTTTAAAATAAGTACTGAAAAAAGGCTGCCGATTCTTTTCGGCAGCCTTTTTATTAAGAAAGTCCGTATTAATATACAGATGTATTTTCTTTTGAAGTATTTTCAAGAATTTCTTTTACGCGCTTAAGGAATTGGCCACAAATAAGACCGTCTAGTACACGATGGTCAAGTGACATACATAGGTTGACCATATCGCGGACAGCGATCATACCGTTATCCATAACAACCGGACGCTTCACAATAGATTCAACTTGAAGAATCGCTGCTTGTGGATAGTTAATGATTCCATTTGATTGAATGGAGCCAAATGAACCAGTGTTATTTACAGTGAATGTACCACCTGTCATCTCAGCTGAAGTTAACTTACCTGCACGAACCTTCCCTGCAAGCTCGCCAATCTCACGTGCAATGCCTTTGATTGTTTTTTCATCAGCATTTTTAATAACTGGTACAAATAATGCATCATCTGTCGCAACAGCGATAGAAAGATTGATATCTTTCTTCTGAACGATTTTGTCGCCAGCCCACATTGAGTTAATTTGTGGGAACTCTTTAAGTGCTTGAGCAACAGCTTTTACGAAGAATGCAAAGAAAGTAAGGTTGAAGCCCTCTTTTTTCTTGAATTCATTTTTAATGGAATTACGGTAATTAACAAGATTTGTAACATCCACTTCGATCATAGTCCAAGCGTGTGGAGCTTCATGCTTACTGCGAAGCATGTTAGCTGCAATTGCTTTACGAACACCAGAAACAGGAATTTCAATGTCACCTGATACAACTGGCACATTTGGAGCAGGTGCAGCTTGTTTTGCAGGAGCTGGAGCTGCTGCTGCTGCTGCTGCTGCCTGTGCAGGTGCAGCTGGTGCTGCAGTAGCTGCTGTTGGAATATTTCCAGACTCAATAATTTTCGTTAAATCTTTACGAGTAATACGGCCGCCGGCACCAGTACCCGCTACTTGATTTAAATCAATACCATGCTCTTGAGAAAGCTTTAATACAGCAGGTGAATAGCGAACTTTGCTGCCATCCTCTGCTACAGGGGCAGCAGTAGCTGCCGCTGTTGGTGCAGGTGCAGCACTTGCCGCAGGAGCTGCTGCTGCTGGTGTTTCTGCTTGTGGAGCTGGAGCAGCTTCTTCTGTACCGCCGCCTTCTGTTTCGATCGTAAGGATTATTGCACCAACATCATATGTTTCACCCTCAGCAGCGATTAATTCTTTAATCGTACCGGTAAAGGAAGATGGAATTTCTGAATTTACTTTATCTGTTGTTACTTCCGCAAGTGCGTCATATTTATTTACTTTATCGCCAACGGATACTAACCATCTATTAATTGTACCTTCTGTAACACTTTCCCCTAATTGAGGCATTTTAATTTGTTCGATAGCCAATGGAATTGACCTCCTTCTAACATTTGAGTGTCTTGGTGTAAAAATTTATCTAGCTAGGCGTTTCAGCATTTCTATTAATATTCAGCAAGCTCTCTAGCTGCTTTTTCTACTTTATCAGGGTTAACCATGAAGTATTTTTCCATTGTTGGAGCATATGGCATAGATGGTACATCAGGGCCTGCAAGACGCATAATTGGAGCATCAAGCTCGAATAGGCAATTTTCAGCAATAATCGCTGCAACTTCACCCATAATGCTACCTTCTTTATTATCCTCAGTTAATAGTAATACTTTACCAGTTTTTGAAGCTGCTTCAATGATCGCTTCTTTGTCAAGAGGATAGATCGTTCTTAAGTCAAGGATGTGAGCTGAAATGCCATCTTTTGCTAACTTTTCAGCAGCTTGAAGTGCGAAATGAACACAAAGTCCATAAGTAATAATTGTAATGTCTTCACCCTCACGCTTTACATCTGCTTTTCCAATTGGTAATACATAATCATCATCTGGAACTTCACCTTTAATTAAACGGTAAGCACGTTTATGTTCAAAGAAAAGTACAGGATCTTCATCGCGAATTGCTGCTTTTAATAATCCTTTAACATCATACGGTGTAGAAGGCATAACGATTTTTAAACCAGGTTGGTTAGCAAAAACTGCTTCTACAGATTGGGAATGGTATAATGCACCGTGAACTCCGCCACCATATGGTGCACGAATAACCATTGGACATGTCCAATCATTGTTTGAACGGTAACGAATTCTTGAAGCTTCAGAAATGATTTGGTTTACTGCTGGCATAATGAAATCAGCAAATTGCATTTCAGCAATTGGGCGCATGCCGTACATAGCAGCACCAATACCAACTCCGGCAATAGCAGACTCTGCAAGAGGTGTATCAAGTACACGATCTTCTCCGAACTTGTCGTATAAGCCTTGAGTAGCTTTGAATACTCCACCTTTTCTTCCAACGTCTTCACCTAAAACAAAGACCTTTGGATCTCTTTCCATCTCTTCGCGGATAGCCATAGTAACCGCATCAATATAAGAAATTACAGCCATTTTTGTTCCCCCTTACTATTCAGCATAAACGTATTTCAATGCATGTTCCGCTTCAGCATATGGTGCATTTTCAGCATATTCTGTAGCTTCATTCACTAAACTCATTATACGATCATTAATTTCCTTTTCTTTCGCATCATCCATAACTCCTGATTCTTTTAAGTAAGCACCAAAAGTAATAATGGAGTCTTTTGTTTTTGCTTCTGCCACTTCATCTGGTGAACGGTAGCTGCGGTCATCATCATCAGAAGAGTGTGGTGTTAAACGGTATGATACTGTCTCAACCAATGTTGGACCTTCACCACGACGGCCTCTATCAGCTGCTTCTTTAACAGCTTGATACACTTCAAGTGGATCATTACCATCAACAGTAATACCAGGCATACCATAACCAATTGCACGATCAGATACTTTTTCACATGCTAATTGCTTTTCAATTGGTACTGAGATTGCATATTTATTATTTTCACACATAAAGATAACAGGAAGTTTGTGAACACCAGCAAAGTTAGCTCCTTCATGGAAATCACCTTGGTTAGATGATCCTTCACCGAATGTTACAAATGTAACTAAATCTTTCTTCTCCATTTTCCCAGCTAACGCAATACCAACAGCATGTGGCACTTGTGTTGTAACTGGTGAAGAACCTGTAACAATACGGTTTTTCTTTTGACCAAAATGTCCTGGCATTTGACGGCCACCTGAGTTTGGATCTTCAGCTTTCGCAAATGCAGATAACATTAAATCTTTCGGAGTCATACCAAAAGTTAAAACTACACCCATATCACGGTAGTAAGGTAGTGCATAGTCTTTCTCAGTATCAAGTGCAAAAGCAGCACCTACTTGAGCAGCTTCTTGACCTTGACATGAAATAACGAACGGAATTTTTCCAGCACGGTTCAAAAGCCACATACGCTCGTCAATACGACGGGCTAATAGCATTGTTTCATACATTTCTAATACTTTTTCATCGCTTAAACCTAAAGCTTTATGACGATTTTTTTTAGCCATTTTATAACCTCCTAAATGAGTATGTATGGAGCCTCAAGAAGAGGCTCCTTGTATACGATTAAGAATGAATTGCTTTACCTTCAACTGCTAGAGCAGCTTCACCAATTGCTTCAGATAATGTTGGATGTGGATGGATTGTATGCGCCACTTCCCAAGGAGTTGCATCCAGAACGCGTGCAAGCCCAGCTTCTGAAATCATATCCGTTACGTGTGGTCCAATCATATGAACACCAAGAATATCATTTGTTTCTTCGTCAGCTACAATTTTCACGAAGCCATCTGATTCACCAAAAACAAGAGCTTTTCCGATTGCACGGAATGAGAATTTACCTGTTTTAACTTTAAAGCCCTTCTCTTTTGCCTCATCTTCAGTATATCCAACGCTTGCAGCTTCTGGAGCACTGTAAATACATTTTGAAACAAGTGAATAATCAATTGGTGATGGATTTTGATTAGCGATATGCTCAACTGCTACGATTCCTTCATGAGAAGCTACGTGTGCAAGCTGAAGTCCGCCAATTACATCCCCGATTGCATAAATATGAGATTCTTTCGTTTGGAAGAACTCATTCGTTACAATATAACCTTTTTCCACTTGGATATCTGTATTTTCAAGACCAATTCCTTCTGTGTTAGCTTGGCGGCCAACAGAAACAAGTATTTTTGCAGCTGTAAATTCTTTTTGCTCACCCTTAACTTCAGCAGAAATTGTTGCATTTCCTTCTGTTTGCTTAAGAGTTTCTGGAAGAACTTTAGCACTTGTAATAATATTTACGCCTTTTTTCTTCATTAAGCGTTGCATTTCCTTAGAAATTTCTTTATCTTCTGTTGGAATAATACGGTCTGCATATTCGATTACCGTAACATCTGCACCAAAGTCAGAAAGCATAGAAGCCCACTCAATTCCAATTACTCCACCACCAACAATGATGATTGAGCTAGGAATCTCTTCCATTGCAAGAGCTTCATCAGAAGTCATTACGTTTCCGCCAATAGCTAAGCCAGGTAAGCTTCTTGGGCGAGAACCTGTAGCAACGATGACATTTTTAGGAACAAGCATTGCATTGTCTTCACCGTTGTTCATTTCTACTGAAATAGTTCCAGGCATTGGAGAGAAGATAGATGGTCCTAGAATACGCCCCATCCCTTCATAAACATCGATTTTTCCTTGCTTCATTAAATGCTGAACACCTTTATGAAGTTGGTCGACTATTTTCGCTTTACGCTCTTGAACTTTGCCAAAGTTAACTGTTACATCACTTGCTGAAACACCAAATTCTTCACTGCGTTTTGTAGTAGCGTACACTTCTGCACTTCTTAGTAATGCTTTACTTGGAATACATCCTTTGTGTAAGCATGTTCCACCAAGTTTTCCTTTTTCGACTAGAGCTGTTTTTAAACCTAACTGTGAAGCACGAATGGCCGCAACATATCCACCTGTTCCTCCACCTAGTATGACTAAATCATATTCTTCTGCCACTTTATTTCCTCCTTACTGAACAGTTGCTGCAATATTTACATTACCTGGGTATTCTTTTTCATTTTCTTCTCCACGAAGAACTCGAAGTGCTCCTTCTGCAAGAGCTTGTAATTCGTTTTCTCCAGGTTGGACGATTACATCTGCAATCCAATTAATACGGTCGCTGATTTCTTTAACAAAATCTTTTCCGTATGCAAGTCCACCTGTAATGATAATAGCGTCTACTTTTCCATTAAGAACTGCACTTGCTGCACCGATTTCTTTTGCAACTTGGTATGCCATTGCTGAATACACAAGCTTCGCATTTTCATCGCCGTCTTCGATCATTTTTTCAACCTTAACAGCATCGTTTGTACCTAGGTAGCCAACAAGGCCGCCTTGTCCAACTAGCTTCTTCATCATTTCTTCACGGAAAAATTGACCGGAATAACACAATGAAACTAATTCACCAACTGGAACTGTACCAGCACGTTCTGGGCTGAAAGGGCCTTCTCCGTGTAAACCATTATTTACATCAATAACTTTTCCCTTTAGGTGGGCACCAACTGTAATACCTCCACCCATATGAGTAATAATTAAGTTTAATTCTTCATATTTTTTGCCTAATTCTTTTGCTACTCTTCTTGCTACAGCTTTTTGATTTAAAGCATGAAAAATACTTTTTCTTTCAATTAGAGAAAAACCGGAAATGCGTGCAATTGGAGCTAATTCGTCAACAACTACTGGGTCAACGATATATGATGGGATATTTAATGCAGTAGCAATTTCATATGCTAAAATTCCACCAAGATTTGATGCATGCTGTCCTGCAAAACCTTCTCTTAGATCCTTTAGCATGACATCATTTACTGCATATGTTCCGCCTTCAATCGGTCTTAATAAGCCGCCTCGTCCGCATACGGCGCTTAGTTTAGAAACATTAAATCCTTCTTTATCTAATGTTTCAAGGATGACCTTTTTACGGAATTCGTACTGATCAATAATGTTCTCGAATGAGTTGATGACATCTGTATCGTGGCGTAATGTTTTTTCTAAAATAGAAATATCATTATCGAAAACTCCAATTTTCGTTGAAGTTGAACCTGGGTTGATAACGAGAATTCGATGGTCTTGTTCTAGCACAATTAAACCTCCATTTGAAAAGCGATTTTGCTCACCAAATTAGATGAAACATCTAATTCGGTGAGCTATTACTAGGTTATACATTACTTCTATATAGATTAAGTCACTGAATGCTCAGTACTTATTATTTAGCTATTATTTACGACGGCTTAAAATATGGTGGCCGTTTTGAAGGAATTGGCTGCGAGAATTACGCATTCTTTCAATTCTTTCTTCTACCATACGGTCAGCTGCAACATATGTTGGGACATTATCGCGTTTTGAAATTTCAATAACTTTTTCAATGCTTTGATAAAGTCCTTCAACTTTTTTCATTGCACGCTCAGCATTATATCCGTATAGTTCATCAGCTACGTTAATAACACCACCAGCATTGATTACATAATCTGGTGCGTAAACAATTCCCATTTCATGGATTACATCACCATGACGCTCTTCTTTTAATTGGTTGTTAGCTGATCCAGCAATTACTTTTGCTTTAAATTGTGGAATTGTTTCATCATTAACAGTTGCACCAAGAGCACATGGAGCATAGATATCACATTCAACGCCATAAATTTCATCTGGATCAACAGCTTTTGCACCGAAATCATTTACTGCACGTTGAACAGCTTCTTTATTAATATCAGTTACGATTAATTGTGCGCCTTCTTCATGTAAATGTTTGCATAGGTGATATGCTACGTTCCCTACACCTTGTACAGCTATAACTTTACCTTCTAGTGAATCTGTACCAAATGCAGCTTTAGCAGCAGCTTTCATACCAACGTACACACCGTAAGCTGTAACAGGAGATGGATTACCTGAAGAACCGAATGCTGGTGAAATACCAGTTACATAATCAGTTTCTTCGTGGATTAGATCCATATCAGCAACAGTTGTACCAACATCTTCTGCTGTAATATAGCGTCCGTTTAAGCCTTGGATGTAACGGCCAAATGCACGGAACATTTCTTCATTTTTATCCTTCTTAGGATCGCCGATGATAACTGTTTTACCGCCACCAAGGTTAAGACCAGCAGCTGCATTTTTATAAGTCATACCTTTTGCAAGACGTAATGCATCCTCAATAGCTGCCTCTTCAGAAGCATAAGTCCACATACGAGTACCACCTAATGCTGGTCCTAATGTAGTATCATGGATTGCAATAATTGCTTTTAAACCAGATGTTTTGTCTTGACAAAAAACTACTTGCTCATAATCATATTTTTCTAGATATTTGAAGATTTCCATTTGAATATTCCTCCTAAGATTTCATCTTTTATAAAAACTGGCTATGTAGCCAATTATTTAGCAGAACAAATTGCTAATGCTAAAGAATATAGTTTGCTTTCTGCAGAATCAGCTCTTGATGTTAGTACAATTGGTGCTTTTGCACCTGCAATAACAGCTCCAACTTTTGCTTTTGCAAAATAAATTAACGATTTATAAAGTACATTACCAACTTCAATCGTTGGAACTAATAAAATGTCAGCTTGTCCAGCGACTTCGCTTTTAATTCCTTTATGCTCAGCAGCAATTTGAGACACGGCATTATCTAAAGCAAGGGGTCCATCAACAATACAATTCGTTATTTGACCACGCTTATTCATCACAGACAATGCTGCAGCATCGAGGGTCGCCTGCATAGCAGGATTTACTACCTCAACAGCTGCTATCGGAGCTACAAGTGGTTTATCAATGCCAATACTTCTTGCAATTCCGACAGAATTCTTGATAATTTGTGCTTTTTGATCTAAATCTGGCGCAATGTTCATTGCTGCATCAGTAACAATTGTGTACCGGTCATAGCCTGGCACCTCAAAAACAGCTACGTGGGATAAAACACTTCCAGCTCTCAAACCATATTCTTTGTTTAAAACAGCCTTTAATATGGTAGCAGTCGGAACATTCCCCTTCATTAACACATTTGCTTCATTCAACTTAACTGCTTTTACAGCATGCTCAGCAGCCGAACTGCTTGAGTTCGTATGAATGATTTGAATTTTGTCACTTGAAGCAAGATTACCGTGCTCTTCTAATATTTGAAGAATTTTTTCTTTATCTCCAAACAATAAGAACTTTGCCAAGTTCCGTTTTACTGCCTCAGAAACGGCTTCTATGACTTCATGATCTTCTGCGGCAGCAACTGCTACAGTTTTTTCTTCATATTGGGTTGCTCTCTGTATAAGCGAATCCAATTCCATATGTCTGTCTCAACCCCTTTTCAAAACGTGTTGCAACACTACACTGTTTTAAATGCAAGAAGTGTGCCAAGTTGAATATCTAATGAAAACGCTTTTTTTTATAAATGACACATGAAAAAAATTGCGTAACATGAAAATTATTGCACGCTATTATTTGCAATTCCGTATTTTTCGAGTTTATAGTATAAATTTCTTACAGATAAACCAAGTGACTTTGCCGTAACGGTTTTATTACCATCTGTTTTTTCTAACATTTGTAAAATCATTCTTTTTTCATACTTTTCGACATGTTGAGCTAATGTTTGTCCTTGTTCAATATTCGTTAAGATTTGATCGTTTTGTGTATGACTCTCTTTCTTTACTAATTCTGGTACATGATGATCATTTAAAACATTTTCATTATAGCTCATAAAAATAATAGCTCTGCCCAGAATATTATCTAATTCCCTTACATTCCCTGGCCAATCATACATCATTAATTTCTTCAATGCTGTTTCAGAGATACTCTCAACATTCCGCCCATATTCTTGATTAATTTTCTGAATAAGTCGGCTGCATAGTAAAGGAATGTCTTCCTTTCTTTTTCTAAGTGGAGGGATGTGAATTGGCATCCTATTTAACCGATAATATAAGTCTTCCCTAAAAGTCCCGTTTGCAATTCCCTTTTCTAAATTTACATTTGTTGCAGCTATTACCCTTACATTTATCTGAGTCGGCTTTGTCCCACCAACGCGGGTAATTTCTTTTTCCTGCAGGACCCTTAATAGTTTTGCCTGAGTATTTGCAGATAACTCGCCAATTTCATCTAAAAAAATACTTCCATTATTCGCTTCTTCAAAAAGTCCTCTTTTGCCTCCCCTTTTCGCACCTGAAAAGGCTCCTTCTTCGTATCCAAAAAGCTCACTCTCTAGCAATGACTCTGATAAGGCTGCACAATTTACTCGAATAAATTTGTTATATTTTCGATCACTGCCATTATGAATGGCATGAGCAAAAAGCTCTTTACCTGTTCCTGATTCCCCTCTAAGCAATACTGTTGCAGGGGTTTTTGCACCTAATCGTGCTTGTTCAATGGCAATCGTCATTTCCTCTGACATTCCAATTATATCTTCAAACGAGTATTTTGCTTCTAGATTTCGAATGATTTGCCTTGCTCGATTTAATTCTCTATTCAATGTTTCAATTTCTGAAACATCGTGAATAACTCCGACACTTCCCTTTATTTTTCCATCAACTATGACGGGCGCAACGTTTACGACGACTTCTTTTTTCTTTGGACCTACACGCATAGCCACTCCTCTTACTGCCCTACGCGTTTGCAGAACCTTCATATGCACACTCTCACCTTCTGATATATCAGCGGTTGCTGGCATTCCTATCACTTCTTCCTCTGATAGACCAGTGATTCTAGAGTAGGCAGGATTAATTAGAAGACCTCTACCGTTTTCATCAACTACAGAAATGGCTTCGTCACTTGATTGGATAATAGCTTGAAGCATTGTTTGAATTTCTTTTAAATTGGTGATCTCCTCAGCAAGATTCATTACTTCTGTCA from Cytobacillus dafuensis encodes:
- a CDS encoding sigma-54 interaction domain-containing protein produces the protein MQTVMIVGAGKGGTAILRIMKETAMLKVIAVVDSNPDASGILMAKEDDIPTGTDWRKFINNDIDIIIEVTGNQDVFIELREEKSKNSVLIPGSVAFLIAKLIEEKEELISRIQNEKFKHDLIFNSTGDGMIGINKDFEIILINKSAEKMIGIIRQEALGRHILDVISKSNLPRVLETRRIEANQELILDNGLKVITTRIPMIGENGELIGAFSVFRDMTEVMNLAEEITNLKEIQTMLQAIIQSSDEAISVVDENGRGLLINPAYSRITGLSEEEVIGMPATADISEGESVHMKVLQTRRAVRGVAMRVGPKKKEVVVNVAPVIVDGKIKGSVGVIHDVSEIETLNRELNRARQIIRNLEAKYSFEDIIGMSEEMTIAIEQARLGAKTPATVLLRGESGTGKELFAHAIHNGSDRKYNKFIRVNCAALSESLLESELFGYEEGAFSGAKRGGKRGLFEEANNGSIFLDEIGELSANTQAKLLRVLQEKEITRVGGTKPTQINVRVIAATNVNLEKGIANGTFREDLYYRLNRMPIHIPPLRKRKEDIPLLCSRLIQKINQEYGRNVESISETALKKLMMYDWPGNVRELDNILGRAIIFMSYNENVLNDHHVPELVKKESHTQNDQILTNIEQGQTLAQHVEKYEKRMILQMLEKTDGNKTVTAKSLGLSVRNLYYKLEKYGIANNSVQ